In a single window of the Lynx canadensis isolate LIC74 chromosome E2, mLynCan4.pri.v2, whole genome shotgun sequence genome:
- the SMIM17 gene encoding small integral membrane protein 17 isoform X2 has product MQSLRPEQIRGLLEPERAKTLLPRESRAWEKRATPTKDWVAVEVGAAGCDGDEKGLSSQETGLAQEWTSADVDDGSEDSQGFVEWSKAPQQTTIVLVVCVLFLFLVLTGMPMMFHI; this is encoded by the exons ATGCAGAGCCTCAGGCCTGAGCAGATTCGGGGGCTGCTGGAGCCCGAGAGGGCCAAGACGCTGCTGCCTCGGGAGAGCAGGGCCTGGGAGAAGCGCGCCACCCCCACCAAAGACTGGGTGGCTGTGGAGGTCGGGGCCGCCGGCTGTGACGGTGACGAGAAAG gTCTGTCCTCTCAAGAGACTGGGCTGGCCCAGGAGTGGACCTCGGCGGACGTAGATGACGGGTCAGAGGACTCGCAG ggCTTTGTGGAGTGGTCAAAAGCTCCACAACAAACGACCATAGTCTTGGTAGTGTGTGTCCTGTTTTTGTTCCTGGTTTTAACAGGGATGCCTATGATGTTTCACATTTAA
- the SMIM17 gene encoding small integral membrane protein 17 isoform X1, translating to MQSLRPEQIRGLLEPERAKTLLPRESRAWEKRATPTKDWVAVEVGAAGCDGDEKGLSSQETGLAQEWTSADVDDGSEDSQVCWTVPSSFATPRPADLSGSSVPCLRIPFGECEPPRSLPLETGHIPVVVRHGTKGLHVMCSSIHTYPKTFTHKLKVTVHSSVPSFTHPTFHLPAHTSARSTHASIRPSIHLPHLSVHLSIHSLILASVHIPMCPATHPLIHGPIVSIHWPWSGFGYCSPTHMPTHRSVHLCPSACPLTDPLSHPSVYPSIH from the exons ATGCAGAGCCTCAGGCCTGAGCAGATTCGGGGGCTGCTGGAGCCCGAGAGGGCCAAGACGCTGCTGCCTCGGGAGAGCAGGGCCTGGGAGAAGCGCGCCACCCCCACCAAAGACTGGGTGGCTGTGGAGGTCGGGGCCGCCGGCTGTGACGGTGACGAGAAAG gTCTGTCCTCTCAAGAGACTGGGCTGGCCCAGGAGTGGACCTCGGCGGACGTAGATGACGGGTCAGAGGACTCGCAGGTATGTTGGACGGTTCCTTCTTCCTTCGCAACCCCCCGCCCTGCAGATCTCAGTGGGTCGTCAGTTCCTTGCCTCAGAATTCCGTTTGGGGAATGTGAGCCCCCAAGAAGCCTCCCCCTGGAAACAGGACATATCCCTGTGGTAGTCAGACATGGCACAAAGGGTCTCCATGTGATGTGTAGCTCCATCCACACATACCCCAAAACCTTCACTCATAAACTCAAAGTAACCGTTCATTCATCTGTCCCCTCATTCACCCACCCAACCTTTCATTTGCCCGCTCATACATCTGCCCGTTCCACCCATGCCTCCATCCGCCCGTCCATTCATCTACCTCATCTGTCTGTCCACTTATCCATCCACTCACTGATCCTCGCATCCGTTCACATTCCCATGTGTCCAGCCACCCATCCATTGATTCACGGACCCATTGTATCCATCCACTGGCCGTGGTCAGGATTTGGTTACTGTTCACCCACCCACATGCCTACCCATCGGTCTGTTCATCTCTGTCCATCCGCTTGTCCACTCACCGATCCACTCAGCCATCCGTCCGTATACCCGTCCATCCACTAA